A genomic segment from Deltaproteobacteria bacterium encodes:
- the ftsA gene encoding cell division protein FtsA yields MAKKNSIVAGLDIGTSKICTVVGEMTDHGVEVIGLGTHPSQGVRKGVVINIESTVAAIKKSIEEAELMAGCEIHSVFTGIAGGHIKGFNSHGIVAVKNKEVGERDLERVLDAAKAVAIPQDQEVLHVLPQDYIIDDQDGIKQPMGMSGVRLEARVHIVTGAVTATQNVVKCCNRAGLNVAEIVFMPLTAAESVLTEEERELGVAVVDMGAGTTELAVYHDGMVKHTVVLPIGGHHVTNDIATGLRTPFGDAERIKQRFGLAKAALVPDDERVEVPSAAGKSSGSVSRQILCEIIEPRLDEVFQLVRKEIAKSGYEESLPSGVVMTGGSMLLPGAIEMAEEIFGMPVRLGSPMHINGLVDVISSPVYAAGVGLVLYGMQRQDGNLFRVRDENLLAKFKHRMSDWWSEFF; encoded by the coding sequence ATGGCCAAGAAAAACAGCATTGTCGCGGGTCTGGACATCGGCACATCAAAGATTTGCACCGTCGTGGGCGAGATGACCGACCATGGTGTGGAGGTCATCGGGCTCGGCACCCACCCATCGCAGGGGGTGCGCAAAGGTGTGGTGATCAACATCGAAAGCACCGTCGCAGCGATCAAGAAATCGATCGAAGAGGCGGAGTTGATGGCAGGTTGCGAAATCCACAGCGTCTTTACCGGCATCGCCGGCGGGCACATCAAAGGCTTCAATAGCCACGGCATCGTCGCCGTGAAAAACAAAGAGGTCGGCGAGCGCGACCTCGAACGGGTGCTCGACGCGGCCAAGGCAGTGGCGATTCCCCAGGACCAGGAGGTGCTGCACGTCTTGCCGCAGGACTACATTATCGACGACCAGGACGGCATCAAGCAGCCGATGGGCATGTCCGGCGTGCGCCTGGAGGCGCGCGTGCATATCGTCACCGGCGCGGTGACGGCGACGCAAAACGTCGTCAAGTGTTGCAACCGCGCCGGCCTGAACGTCGCCGAAATCGTTTTCATGCCGCTCACCGCCGCCGAGTCGGTGCTCACCGAAGAAGAGCGCGAGCTTGGTGTTGCGGTGGTCGACATGGGCGCCGGGACGACCGAACTGGCGGTCTATCACGACGGCATGGTGAAACACACGGTGGTGCTGCCGATCGGTGGCCATCACGTGACCAACGACATCGCCACGGGTCTGCGCACGCCGTTTGGCGACGCCGAGCGGATCAAACAGCGCTTCGGTTTGGCCAAAGCGGCGCTGGTGCCGGACGACGAGCGCGTCGAAGTGCCGAGTGCCGCCGGCAAATCGTCCGGCAGCGTGTCGCGCCAGATTCTTTGCGAAATCATCGAGCCGCGTCTCGACGAAGTCTTCCAGCTAGTGCGCAAAGAGATCGCGAAGTCGGGCTACGAAGAATCGTTGCCGTCCGGCGTGGTCATGACCGGCGGCTCGATGCTCTTGCCGGGCGCCATCGAGATGGCCGAAGAAATCTTCGGCATGCCGGTGCGGCTCGGCTCACCGATGCACATCAATGGGCTGGTCGACGTGATCTCCAGCCCCGTTTATGCCGCCGGCGTTGGCTTGGTGCTCTACGGCATGCAGCGCCAGGACGGCAATCTATTTCGCGTGCGCGATGAAAATCTTCTGGCGAAGTTCAAACACCGTATGTCTGATTGGTGGAGCGAATTCTTTTAG
- a CDS encoding UDP-N-acetylmuramate--L-alanine ligase: MLHKKHRIHFVGIGGIGMSGIAEVLLNQGYAVSGSDLHEGEATARLRKLGAQVFVGHKEENLAAEPSVVVISTAVKYSNPEVLEARRRHVPVIPRAEMLAELMRMKYGVAVAGSHGKTTTTSMVAAVLSAAGLDPTMVIGGRLHMLGSNAKMGAGDILVAEADESDGSFLFLSPTITVVTNIDREHMDFHQTMEKLTDSFLTFVNKIPFYGLAVLCVDNAHVQALLPKVRKRFTTYGLSADADFSARDLRMHPGGVEYTVLYHGKPLGDLKLRSPGRHSATNALAAVAVAQELEIPFAQTAEALAAFSGIHRRFEVKGEPKGVLVIDDYGHHPAEIRATIGAIRDSWKRPLTVIFQPHRYSRTHDLFEEFLTAFEGADRLVLTQIYAAGEDPIAGATGEALYQAIKRQGHLDIEFVADKNQIAAQLTSKVTPGDVVLTLGAGDIYRVGETLVQQLAE; encoded by the coding sequence ATGCTGCACAAGAAGCACAGGATTCATTTCGTCGGCATCGGCGGCATTGGCATGAGCGGCATCGCGGAGGTGTTGTTGAACCAGGGCTACGCAGTGTCGGGCTCCGATCTGCACGAGGGCGAAGCGACGGCGCGTTTGCGCAAGTTGGGCGCGCAGGTGTTTGTCGGCCACAAGGAAGAAAACCTGGCGGCGGAACCCTCGGTGGTGGTGATCTCAACGGCGGTGAAATATTCCAATCCCGAAGTGCTCGAAGCGCGGCGCCGCCATGTGCCGGTGATTCCGCGGGCGGAAATGCTGGCTGAGCTCATGCGCATGAAATATGGCGTCGCAGTGGCGGGGAGCCACGGCAAGACGACGACCACGTCGATGGTCGCCGCCGTGCTGAGCGCCGCCGGCCTCGACCCGACCATGGTGATCGGCGGCCGTCTGCACATGCTCGGCAGCAACGCCAAGATGGGCGCCGGCGATATTCTCGTCGCCGAAGCCGACGAAAGCGACGGCAGTTTTCTGTTTCTTTCACCGACGATCACGGTGGTGACCAACATCGACCGTGAACACATGGACTTTCATCAGACAATGGAAAAATTAACCGACAGCTTTCTCACCTTCGTCAACAAGATCCCGTTCTACGGCCTGGCGGTGCTGTGCGTCGACAACGCCCACGTGCAAGCCCTGCTGCCGAAGGTGCGCAAACGTTTTACCACCTACGGGCTGTCGGCGGATGCCGATTTCTCGGCGCGCGATCTGCGCATGCATCCGGGCGGCGTCGAATACACCGTGCTTTACCACGGCAAGCCCCTGGGCGATTTGAAACTGCGCTCGCCGGGGCGCCACAGCGCGACCAACGCATTGGCCGCGGTGGCGGTGGCGCAGGAGCTGGAGATTCCTTTTGCGCAGACGGCCGAAGCGTTGGCGGCGTTCAGCGGCATTCATCGCCGCTTCGAAGTCAAAGGCGAACCGAAGGGCGTGTTGGTGATCGATGATTACGGCCATCATCCGGCGGAGATCCGCGCCACCATCGGCGCCATTCGCGATAGTTGGAAGCGGCCGCTGACGGTGATTTTTCAGCCGCACCGCTACTCGCGCACCCACGACTTGTTCGAAGAGTTTTTGACCGCGTTCGAAGGCGCCGATCGTCTGGTGCTAACGCAGATTTACGCCGCCGGCGAAGATCCGATCGCCGGCGCCACCGGCGAGGCGCTCTATCAAGCGATCAAACGCCAGGGTCATTTGGATATCGAGTTCGTCGCCGACAAAAACCAGATCGCGGCGCAGCTGACGAGCAAGGTGACTCCCGGCGACGTGGTCTTGACGCTGGGCGCGGGGGATATCTACCGCGTTGGCGAAACGTTGGTGCAGCAACTGGCGGAGTAG
- the murG gene encoding undecaprenyldiphospho-muramoylpentapeptide beta-N-acetylglucosaminyltransferase, translating to MRVMLAGGGTGGHLFPGLAVAREFQKRDGKTEIIFVGTQQGIEFRVIPKEGFRLETLTVKGMKGRGLRGLLDALVGVPASVLRSLSLISEFRPDCIIGLGGYASGPLLLAAKLKRVRSAIMEQNLRPGFTNKHLARWVDRVFTTYRDSAEYLPGAHVVEAGNPVRWQKLPQVARRNKFSLFVFGGSGGARRINFAVVEALQKLTDLQNQLFIRHQTGQADHAAIKAAYEKLPFEAAVTPFIDKMDEAFAQADLTICRSGASTVAELTVSGKAAILVPFPYAIYDHQRGNAEALEKEGAAEMILDQELSGERLAQRIRHYFSDRAGLEKMATAAKALGRPDAAARIVDECYALVGA from the coding sequence ATGCGCGTCATGTTGGCGGGCGGCGGCACCGGCGGCCATTTGTTTCCGGGGTTGGCGGTGGCGCGCGAGTTTCAGAAGCGCGATGGCAAGACGGAAATCATATTTGTCGGCACTCAGCAGGGTATTGAGTTTCGTGTGATACCGAAAGAGGGGTTCAGGCTGGAAACCTTGACGGTCAAAGGGATGAAGGGACGTGGGCTGCGCGGCTTGCTCGACGCGCTGGTCGGCGTGCCGGCGAGCGTGCTGCGCTCGCTGTCGCTCATCTCTGAGTTTCGTCCCGACTGCATCATCGGCTTGGGCGGCTATGCTTCGGGGCCGCTCTTGTTGGCGGCCAAGCTCAAGCGAGTGCGCTCTGCGATCATGGAACAAAATCTGCGCCCGGGTTTTACCAACAAGCATTTGGCGCGCTGGGTCGACCGGGTTTTTACCACCTATCGCGACAGCGCCGAGTATCTGCCGGGTGCCCATGTGGTCGAAGCCGGCAACCCGGTGCGCTGGCAAAAGCTGCCGCAAGTAGCGCGGCGCAATAAATTTTCACTGTTTGTTTTCGGCGGCAGCGGCGGTGCGCGGCGGATTAATTTCGCGGTGGTGGAGGCGCTACAAAAATTGACCGACTTACAAAATCAATTGTTTATTCGTCATCAGACCGGTCAGGCGGACCATGCCGCGATCAAAGCGGCTTACGAAAAACTGCCCTTCGAAGCCGCTGTGACGCCGTTCATCGATAAGATGGACGAAGCTTTTGCCCAAGCCGATTTGACGATTTGCCGCTCCGGCGCCTCGACGGTGGCCGAGCTGACGGTGTCCGGCAAGGCGGCGATTCTCGTGCCGTTTCCCTACGCGATTTACGATCATCAGCGCGGCAACGCCGAGGCTTTAGAGAAAGAAGGGGCTGCGGAGATGATCTTGGATCAAGAGCTCAGCGGCGAACGGTTGGCGCAGCGGATTCGCCATTACTTTTCAGACCGCGCGGGCTTAGAAAAAATGGCAACGGCGGCCAAAGCGCTCGGGCGGCCCGATGCTGCGGCGCGCATCGTCGATGAGTGCTACGCGCTCGTGGGCGCATGA
- the ftsW gene encoding putative lipid II flippase FtsW codes for MRDGLAIDKWILFPVLALLALGVTMVLSTSYLYSQERMGDGTYFFRKQLIAMGLGFLALIVCAAIPSAKYRNFAYPLLGLTVIVLLAVLIPGIGAVRGGARRWLTMPGFAFQPAELAKLAVVVYLAHSMAKKESTIQTFSIGVLPHLIVTGLVLGLLLLEPDFGTALILVMLLYLLLFVGGAKPLHLLATGLVALPALAYILIKAPYRLQRLLTFLNPGSDPENKGFQLNQSLIAIGSGQAWGRGLGESRQKLFYLPEAHTDFVFSVIGEELGLLGVLVVVALFGVIVFRGLRLTNRIEEPFDQYLAFGLTALLGLQALIHMSVAMGLLPTKGLVLPFISYGGSAMVINLMEAGILLSLSRRRV; via the coding sequence ATGAGAGACGGTTTGGCCATCGATAAGTGGATTCTTTTTCCCGTGCTCGCCCTGTTGGCGCTCGGCGTCACCATGGTGTTGAGCACGAGCTATCTCTATTCGCAGGAGCGGATGGGCGACGGCACCTATTTTTTTCGCAAACAATTGATCGCCATGGGACTGGGATTTTTAGCCTTGATCGTGTGTGCCGCCATACCGTCGGCGAAGTATCGCAATTTCGCCTATCCGCTGTTGGGGTTGACCGTGATTGTTCTGCTGGCGGTGCTGATTCCCGGCATCGGTGCGGTGCGTGGCGGCGCGCGCCGTTGGTTGACCATGCCGGGCTTTGCTTTTCAACCGGCGGAATTGGCCAAGCTCGCCGTCGTCGTTTACCTGGCGCACTCCATGGCGAAGAAAGAGAGCACGATTCAAACCTTTTCGATCGGCGTGTTGCCCCATCTCATTGTCACCGGCTTGGTTTTGGGGTTGCTGCTTTTGGAGCCGGATTTTGGCACCGCGCTGATCTTGGTGATGCTGCTTTATCTGTTGCTTTTTGTTGGCGGCGCCAAACCGCTCCACCTCCTGGCAACGGGGTTGGTCGCGTTGCCCGCATTGGCTTACATTTTGATTAAAGCACCCTACCGTTTGCAGCGGCTGCTGACCTTTCTCAATCCGGGCAGCGATCCGGAGAACAAAGGATTTCAATTGAACCAGTCGTTGATCGCCATCGGTTCGGGCCAAGCCTGGGGGCGCGGTCTGGGCGAGAGCCGGCAAAAACTTTTTTATCTACCTGAAGCGCACACCGATTTTGTTTTTTCCGTCATCGGCGAAGAGCTGGGTCTGCTCGGCGTGCTCGTCGTCGTCGCGCTCTTTGGCGTGATCGTCTTTCGCGGCTTGCGCCTGACCAACCGCATCGAGGAGCCGTTCGATCAGTATCTGGCGTTCGGCTTGACTGCGTTGCTTGGCTTGCAGGCGCTGATTCACATGAGCGTGGCGATGGGGCTTTTGCCGACCAAGGGGTTGGTGCTGCCGTTCATCAGTTACGGCGGCTCGGCGATGGTGATCAATTTAATGGAGGCGGGGATTTTGCTCAGTTTATCGCGCCGGAGAGTTTAG
- a CDS encoding phospho-N-acetylmuramoyl-pentapeptide-transferase — protein sequence MLYYLLYPLSSTYSGFNVFRYITFRAAMAALLALLVSFLLGPWLIRALIEKQVGQQIRDDGPATHAVKAGTPTMGGVLIILALTLSTLMLADVGNFYVLVALFGTVGFGVVGFLDDYLKLTKKNSKGLPPRMKLLGQFLVAFIVALVLYYNPRFSEHVALPFVKNVSFDLGIFYIPFAMCVIVGASNAVNLTDGLDGLAIGPVMISTATYAIIAYVTGRLDFSAYLQIPYVAGVGELTVFCAGIVAAGLGFLWYNAYPAQMFMGDVGSLSLGAALGIVAVMTKNEVILVIIGGVFVMEALSVIFQVASYKLRRKRVFLMAPIHHHYELKGWAEPQIIVRFWIISIICAVIGLSTLKLR from the coding sequence ATGCTGTACTACTTGCTCTACCCGCTCAGCTCGACCTACTCCGGCTTCAACGTCTTTCGCTACATCACCTTTCGCGCGGCGATGGCGGCGCTGCTCGCGCTGCTTGTGTCGTTTTTGTTGGGCCCGTGGCTGATCCGCGCCTTGATCGAAAAGCAGGTGGGGCAGCAAATCCGCGACGACGGGCCGGCTACCCATGCGGTCAAAGCCGGCACGCCGACCATGGGCGGCGTCTTGATCATATTAGCGCTAACGCTGTCGACCTTGATGTTGGCCGACGTCGGTAATTTCTATGTGTTGGTGGCGTTGTTCGGCACGGTGGGGTTCGGCGTGGTTGGGTTTCTCGACGACTATTTGAAATTGACCAAGAAAAACAGCAAAGGGTTGCCGCCGCGCATGAAGCTGCTCGGGCAATTCCTAGTGGCATTCATCGTGGCGCTGGTGCTCTATTACAATCCGCGTTTTAGCGAGCATGTGGCGCTGCCGTTTGTCAAAAATGTCAGCTTCGATCTGGGGATTTTTTATATTCCCTTTGCCATGTGCGTGATCGTCGGCGCTTCCAACGCCGTCAATCTCACCGATGGCCTCGACGGTTTGGCGATCGGCCCGGTGATGATCTCCACCGCCACCTACGCGATCATCGCCTACGTCACCGGCCGGCTCGATTTTTCCGCTTACCTGCAAATTCCCTACGTCGCCGGCGTCGGCGAGTTGACGGTATTTTGCGCCGGCATCGTCGCCGCCGGCTTGGGCTTTCTCTGGTACAACGCCTATCCGGCGCAAATGTTCATGGGCGACGTCGGCTCGCTTTCCCTCGGCGCGGCGCTGGGCATCGTCGCGGTGATGACCAAGAACGAAGTGATCCTCGTCATCATCGGCGGCGTGTTTGTCATGGAAGCGCTGTCGGTGATTTTTCAAGTGGCGTCCTACAAGCTGCGCCGCAAGCGGGTCTTTTTAATGGCGCCGATTCATCACCACTACGAGCTCAAAGGCTGGGCCGAGCCGCAGATCATCGTGCGCTTTTGGATTATTTCGATCATCTGCGCCGTCATTGGTCTGAGCACGTTGAAGCTGCGATGA
- the murB gene encoding UDP-N-acetylmuramate dehydrogenase, which translates to MDCRVARGASETFYAEHFMAEPTENSAATALGAELALVAGLRVKFDEPLARYTSMKIGGPADCFVEVETIAAMRALLPLLRLHQARITFLGNGSNVLVSDRGVRGVVVRLTGEFKKVEWRDEENHVRVHVGAACAITQLVREAARKGYAGLEFAEGIPGTMGGALVMNAGAYGSEFEKIVAQVDGVLPDGSDARFARAELNFSYRTSNLPAGMVVTAVHLRLAKDEASRVSAKLKELVTKRKTSQPAGFPNSGSMFRNPPGDFAGRLIEAAGLKGSRVGQAQISERHANFIVNLGGAKAAEVNQLMEQAKAAVAEKFGVQLEAEVRLLGDWA; encoded by the coding sequence ATGGATTGTCGGGTGGCGCGCGGCGCAAGCGAGACATTTTACGCTGAGCATTTCATGGCGGAACCGACTGAGAATTCTGCGGCGACGGCACTGGGCGCCGAATTGGCGTTGGTGGCCGGACTGCGTGTCAAGTTCGACGAGCCGCTGGCGCGCTATACCTCGATGAAGATCGGCGGGCCGGCGGATTGTTTCGTCGAAGTCGAAACCATTGCCGCCATGCGGGCGCTCTTGCCGCTGCTGCGACTACACCAGGCGCGCATCACGTTTCTTGGCAACGGCAGCAATGTTTTGGTCAGCGACCGCGGCGTGCGCGGTGTGGTGGTACGCTTGACCGGGGAATTCAAGAAAGTCGAGTGGCGCGACGAGGAAAACCATGTGCGCGTGCACGTGGGTGCGGCCTGCGCGATTACCCAATTGGTGCGCGAAGCAGCGCGCAAAGGCTACGCCGGCTTGGAGTTTGCCGAAGGGATTCCCGGCACCATGGGCGGCGCGCTGGTGATGAACGCTGGCGCCTACGGCTCGGAGTTCGAAAAAATCGTTGCCCAAGTCGACGGCGTGCTACCGGACGGCAGCGATGCGCGATTTGCGCGCGCCGAGCTGAATTTCAGCTACCGCACCTCGAATTTGCCCGCCGGCATGGTCGTCACCGCGGTGCACTTGCGCCTCGCCAAGGACGAGGCGAGTCGCGTCAGCGCCAAGCTCAAAGAGTTGGTGACCAAGCGCAAGACCAGCCAGCCGGCAGGTTTTCCCAACTCGGGTTCGATGTTCCGCAATCCGCCGGGGGACTTTGCCGGCCGGCTGATCGAAGCGGCGGGCCTGAAAGGCTCGCGCGTCGGCCAAGCGCAGATCTCCGAGCGCCATGCCAACTTCATCGTCAACCTGGGCGGCGCCAAGGCGGCGGAAGTGAACCAGTTGATGGAACAGGCCAAGGCCGCGGTGGCGGAAAAATTCGGCGTGCAGCTCGAAGCCGAGGTGCGGCTGCTGGGCGACTGGGCCTGA
- the murD gene encoding UDP-N-acetylmuramoyl-L-alanine--D-glutamate ligase has translation MEVAGKKILVLGLARTGRECARFLAQRGVQVFLSDLRTEAELKPEMETLSGLPIQYRLGGEELAWVNGMDYVVPSPGVPMDNRLLQEAVRRRIPVLSEIELAQRFLPMPLVAITGTNGKSTTTTLIGLMLQAAGLKTFVGGNIGTALVSFAGGDWQWGVAEISSFQLEWVEEFRPRIAVLLNITEDHLDRYADFAAYCAAKERIFAAQTKDDVAVLNRDDPLVWAVRGRIAAQVVSFGFGEVSDGVFAKDGAVVWRRAGKEETFPLANAKIQGVHNVENMMAAVAAAKAAGIERSAIQQVLETFPGLEHRLEFVREKDGVRYFNDSKGTNVGAVVKSLASFNGPVVLLAGGVDKGGDYSPLNDEVKRKVRRLVLFGAAKKIIASALGSLTETVVVDDLAAALADAAAHARPGEVVLLSPACSSFDQFNNYAERGRRFKELVRAV, from the coding sequence ATGGAGGTCGCTGGCAAAAAAATCTTGGTGCTGGGGTTGGCGCGCACGGGGCGCGAGTGCGCGCGTTTTTTGGCGCAGCGTGGCGTGCAGGTCTTCTTGAGCGACCTGCGCACCGAAGCGGAACTTAAACCGGAAATGGAAACGCTGAGCGGACTACCGATTCAATACCGCCTGGGCGGCGAAGAGCTCGCCTGGGTGAACGGCATGGACTATGTGGTCCCGAGCCCCGGTGTGCCGATGGACAATCGGCTGCTGCAAGAGGCGGTGCGGCGGCGAATTCCGGTCTTGAGCGAAATCGAGCTCGCCCAGCGTTTTTTGCCGATGCCGCTGGTCGCGATCACCGGCACCAATGGCAAGAGCACGACGACGACGCTGATTGGCTTAATGCTGCAAGCCGCCGGCCTGAAGACTTTTGTCGGCGGCAACATCGGCACGGCATTGGTCAGCTTTGCCGGCGGCGATTGGCAATGGGGCGTGGCGGAAATCAGCAGCTTCCAATTGGAATGGGTCGAGGAGTTTCGTCCGCGCATCGCCGTGCTGCTGAACATCACCGAGGATCATTTGGATCGCTACGCCGACTTCGCGGCTTATTGCGCCGCCAAAGAAAGAATTTTTGCGGCGCAGACGAAAGACGACGTCGCAGTGCTCAACCGCGACGATCCGCTGGTGTGGGCGGTGCGCGGGCGCATCGCCGCGCAAGTGGTTTCGTTTGGCTTTGGCGAAGTCAGTGACGGCGTGTTTGCCAAAGACGGCGCGGTCGTCTGGCGCCGCGCCGGCAAAGAAGAAACATTTCCGCTCGCCAATGCGAAAATTCAAGGCGTGCACAACGTCGAGAACATGATGGCGGCCGTCGCCGCGGCCAAGGCTGCGGGCATCGAGCGAAGCGCAATTCAACAAGTGCTCGAAACGTTTCCTGGCCTGGAGCATCGTTTGGAATTTGTTCGCGAGAAAGATGGCGTGCGCTATTTCAACGATTCCAAAGGCACCAACGTCGGTGCGGTGGTGAAATCGCTGGCGAGCTTCAATGGACCGGTGGTTTTGCTCGCCGGCGGCGTCGACAAGGGCGGCGATTACAGCCCGCTCAACGATGAAGTGAAGCGCAAAGTGCGCCGCCTGGTGCTCTTTGGCGCGGCGAAAAAAATCATCGCCAGTGCTTTAGGGAGCTTGACTGAAACGGTGGTGGTCGACGATCTCGCGGCTGCGCTCGCCGACGCCGCGGCCCATGCGCGGCCGGGCGAAGTCGTGCTGCTTTCGCCGGCCTGCTCGAGCTTCGATCAATTCAACAACTACGCCGAGCGCGGCCGGCGCTTCAAAGAGTTGGTGCGGGCCGTATGA
- the ftsZ gene encoding cell division protein FtsZ yields MFEIVEQTQTLGARIKVIGIGGGGGNAVNTMIGARLAGVDFMVANTDAQSLEKSQAGVRVQLGGMVTKGLGAGANPEIGRKAALEDQEKIKEYLSGSDMIFITAGMGGGTGTGGAPVVARVARDVGALTVGVVTKPFLFEGKKRMRQAEEGIEELKDNVDTLIVIPNQRLLSIAAKTTTMLDAFHKADDVLLQAVRGISDLIITPGLINLDFADVRTVMAEMGLALMGAASATGENRAVEAAQKAISSPLLEDISIQGARGVLINITGGADLCLHEVNEAASMIQEEAHEDANIIFGAVIDERMTDELRITVIATGFGEARRERRPQPEPEPQVQAINNLTSMNNLNAAPKPNKKVVHLGTITDDFDTPTWQRKKQGSNEVETVTLDKANFQFGKDKEEDDTYDIPTFLRRQMD; encoded by the coding sequence ATGTTTGAGATTGTGGAGCAAACGCAAACGTTAGGGGCGCGCATCAAAGTAATCGGCATCGGCGGCGGCGGTGGTAACGCCGTCAATACGATGATCGGCGCACGGCTCGCCGGCGTCGACTTTATGGTCGCCAACACCGACGCACAGTCGCTGGAAAAGAGCCAAGCTGGCGTGCGCGTGCAGTTGGGCGGCATGGTCACCAAAGGACTGGGCGCCGGTGCCAACCCGGAGATCGGCCGCAAGGCGGCGTTGGAAGACCAGGAGAAGATCAAGGAATATCTCTCCGGCTCCGACATGATTTTCATCACCGCTGGCATGGGCGGCGGCACTGGCACGGGCGGGGCGCCGGTGGTGGCACGGGTGGCGCGCGACGTCGGCGCGCTGACCGTCGGCGTAGTGACCAAGCCGTTCTTGTTCGAAGGCAAGAAGCGCATGCGCCAGGCTGAGGAAGGCATCGAGGAATTGAAAGACAACGTCGATACCTTGATCGTCATTCCCAATCAGCGCCTGCTCAGCATCGCTGCCAAGACCACGACCATGCTCGATGCCTTTCACAAAGCTGACGATGTGCTGCTGCAGGCGGTGCGCGGCATCTCGGATTTGATCATCACGCCCGGCTTGATCAATCTCGACTTTGCCGACGTGCGCACGGTGATGGCGGAGATGGGGCTGGCGCTGATGGGCGCGGCATCGGCCACCGGCGAGAATCGCGCCGTCGAAGCGGCGCAAAAAGCGATCTCCAGCCCGCTGCTTGAAGACATTTCGATCCAGGGTGCGCGCGGCGTGCTGATCAACATCACCGGCGGCGCCGACTTATGCTTGCACGAGGTCAACGAAGCGGCCTCGATGATCCAGGAAGAAGCGCACGAGGACGCCAACATCATTTTCGGCGCGGTGATCGACGAACGCATGACCGACGAGCTGCGCATCACCGTCATCGCCACTGGTTTCGGCGAAGCGCGTCGGGAGCGCCGGCCGCAGCCCGAGCCGGAGCCGCAAGTGCAGGCGATCAACAATTTGACGTCGATGAACAACCTCAACGCGGCCCCAAAGCCGAACAAGAAAGTGGTCCATCTAGGTACCATCACCGACGATTTCGACACACCGACCTGGCAGCGTAAAAAGCAGGGCTCGAACGAAGTCGAAACTGTCACTTTGGACAAAGCCAACTTTCAGTTCGGCAAGGACAAGGAAGAGGACGATACCTACGACATCCCGACCTTCCTTCGGCGGCAGATGGACTAA
- a CDS encoding FtsQ-type POTRA domain-containing protein — protein sequence MNVNALKVLRKDNRRRRAKDWRRYLRVVGVIVLVCIVLAAAFAARDRIGVALNDTAAFILDNEYFAVRDIQVRGSEKVGGSEIVAMTGLRYGVNLWKVDAANIEQKVLRHPWVRRVLVRREFPHRVVIDVEERQPRAIVALGKLYYVDSDGLLFKEIDAVEKTSFPLLTGLRADELAAGGPALRKRVQEAMRLGELMTRDARPLSEIHFAGPEQVVIYMTKYPIALRMGWGDWQNKIARLDRVLALWKGHEERLASLDLSFRDQVVARLRRAQPS from the coding sequence ATGAACGTCAACGCGCTCAAAGTATTACGCAAGGACAATCGGCGGCGCCGCGCCAAGGATTGGCGCCGCTACCTGCGCGTTGTTGGCGTGATAGTTTTAGTTTGTATCGTTCTGGCGGCGGCCTTCGCGGCCCGCGATCGGATCGGAGTAGCATTGAACGATACTGCCGCGTTCATTCTCGACAATGAGTATTTCGCGGTGCGCGATATTCAGGTGCGCGGCAGTGAAAAAGTCGGCGGCAGCGAAATCGTTGCCATGACGGGCCTGCGCTACGGTGTCAATCTATGGAAGGTGGATGCGGCTAACATCGAGCAAAAAGTGCTGCGCCACCCCTGGGTGCGCCGCGTGCTGGTGCGCCGGGAGTTTCCACACCGCGTCGTGATCGACGTCGAAGAGCGCCAGCCGCGCGCCATCGTCGCTCTCGGCAAGCTTTATTACGTCGACTCGGACGGCCTGCTTTTCAAGGAGATCGACGCGGTGGAAAAAACTTCGTTTCCGTTGTTGACCGGATTGCGCGCCGATGAGTTGGCCGCCGGCGGGCCGGCGCTGCGCAAGCGGGTCCAGGAAGCGATGCGCCTGGGCGAGCTGATGACCCGCGATGCGCGGCCGCTGTCGGAAATTCATTTCGCCGGACCGGAACAGGTGGTGATCTACATGACCAAGTATCCCATCGCGCTGCGCATGGGCTGGGGCGATTGGCAAAACAAAATCGCGCGCTTGGATCGTGTGCTGGCCCTGTGGAAGGGCCATGAGGAGCGTTTGGCGTCGTTGGATCTGAGCTTTCGCGACCAAGTCGTGGCGCGTTTGCGCCGCGCGCAGCCATCGTAG